A region from the Paenibacillus humicola genome encodes:
- a CDS encoding Hsp20/alpha crystallin family protein yields MNDNPNPLFDWGKFIRSFTGEESLFSSLHDDGKVDAYVEQIGETVRTAMSKAFPVREPAVKTASVFESHRSVFIRWKVPKDADAYAIRIHVNSRRVRLSNIKGHPDFSVPLPVPVTTKGSRAGIRGGILEIRLPKSFRRLKEKEIFIRDL; encoded by the coding sequence ATGAATGACAATCCGAATCCATTGTTCGACTGGGGCAAGTTCATCCGGTCTTTCACCGGAGAAGAGTCGTTATTTTCGTCCCTGCACGATGACGGCAAGGTCGATGCGTATGTCGAGCAAATCGGGGAGACGGTTCGCACGGCGATGTCGAAGGCGTTTCCCGTCCGCGAGCCGGCCGTCAAGACGGCAAGCGTGTTCGAGTCCCACCGGTCCGTTTTTATCCGCTGGAAGGTTCCGAAGGATGCCGATGCGTATGCGATACGCATCCATGTCAACAGCCGGCGGGTCCGTCTGTCGAACATCAAGGGCCATCCGGATTTCTCGGTGCCGCTGCCCGTCCCGGTGACAACGAAAGGCAGCCGTGCCGGTATCCGCGGGGGAATTCTCGAGATTCGCCTGCCGAAATCGTTCAGGCGTTTGAAGGAAAAAGAAATTTTCATCCGCGACCTGTAG
- a CDS encoding efflux RND transporter periplasmic adaptor subunit has protein sequence MHLTGKALRTCAAAGIAIMLLSGCSLLPKEEELLDPPSFQKKEDTYETAAVKRGNLARYIDSTATAESDRSVSVSFPDAGGQLKKLNVQEGDRVKKGDLLAELETGDLPLQIRLQKLTVEQKKLELQDTLRSGDTEAQKLAKLDLSGANLVLSSLEAQYGQALLYSPADGLVTYAASLKPGDTVEAQSTIAAIDDPSRIHLLYTTIEPDSLAPVKPGAEVTITYDKHTYQGKVVQTPATVPSNASEADKEKYAKALVIDFVGPKPAIPIGDTADIKLFVEKRDNVLIIPRSGLKNFLGRTYVQVLDKGRIKELDVESGLSTTDGVEIVQGLEEGMQVVLNG, from the coding sequence TTGCACCTGACGGGAAAAGCGCTGCGGACGTGCGCGGCGGCCGGTATCGCGATCATGCTGCTAAGCGGCTGCTCGCTTCTTCCGAAGGAAGAGGAACTGCTCGACCCGCCCTCTTTTCAGAAGAAGGAAGACACCTACGAGACGGCGGCGGTAAAGCGGGGAAATTTGGCCAGATACATCGACTCGACGGCAACGGCGGAGTCCGACCGAAGCGTTTCGGTTTCTTTTCCCGATGCCGGCGGCCAGCTGAAGAAGCTGAACGTGCAGGAAGGCGACCGGGTGAAAAAAGGCGATCTTCTCGCGGAGCTGGAAACCGGCGATCTGCCGCTTCAAATCCGGCTGCAGAAGCTGACGGTCGAGCAGAAGAAGCTCGAGCTTCAGGACACGCTCCGGAGCGGCGATACCGAGGCGCAAAAGCTGGCCAAGCTCGACCTGAGCGGCGCCAATCTGGTGCTCAGCTCACTGGAAGCGCAATACGGGCAGGCGCTGCTGTATTCGCCCGCCGATGGCCTCGTGACGTATGCCGCCAGCCTGAAGCCGGGCGATACCGTTGAAGCGCAGTCCACGATCGCCGCGATCGACGATCCGAGCCGCATTCATCTGCTGTATACGACAATCGAGCCCGACTCGCTCGCGCCCGTGAAGCCCGGCGCCGAGGTTACGATTACTTACGACAAGCATACCTACCAAGGAAAAGTGGTTCAGACGCCGGCTACCGTGCCGTCAAACGCCAGCGAGGCGGATAAGGAAAAATACGCCAAGGCGCTCGTGATCGATTTCGTCGGTCCGAAGCCGGCGATACCGATCGGCGATACCGCCGATATCAAGCTGTTTGTGGAGAAGCGGGACAACGTGCTGATCATCCCCCGTTCAGGGCTGAAAAATTTTCTCGGGCGCACTTACGTCCAGGTGCTGGACAAAGGCCGGATCAAGGAACTCGATGTCGAGTCCGGACTCAGCACGACGGACGGAGTCGAGATCGTGCAAGGGCTCGAGGAAGGGATGCAGGTCGTGCTGAACGGCTGA
- a CDS encoding ABC transporter permease, whose translation MNVSQAFKMASKSILANKMRSLLTMLGIIIGVTAVIALVAIGQGTTKSVTDQVQSLGTNLLTVSIIGRGAQTTLDYKDAQDMTDKPDIEYAAPINQQTGYVKTTGDAISVSVVGSTPDYMDVKEYNLAAGRFVSQIDLDYYQKIAVLGATTATDLFGQQNPVGQSFLINGVRYKVVGVLAPKGDSLTGSNDEVVVIPITSSERLFKAKGVRTINVQVASSDLMDQVTNELEADLNKKFRGDTDSYRVFNQQDLLNSFSSISNTLSIALGGVAGISLLVGGIGIMNIMLVSVTERTREIGIRKAIGAKKRDILTQFLIESIALSGLGGLLGIAIGIGTAQAVSKALHMAVVLSVPIIVLAFGFSVFIGVVFGLFPANKASNLKPIEALRFE comes from the coding sequence GTGAACGTCAGCCAAGCCTTCAAAATGGCGTCTAAAAGCATTCTGGCCAACAAAATGCGCTCGCTGCTCACCATGCTCGGCATTATTATCGGGGTGACGGCCGTCATCGCTCTTGTCGCCATCGGACAAGGAACGACCAAGTCGGTCACCGATCAGGTGCAGAGCCTGGGCACCAATTTGCTGACCGTAAGCATTATCGGACGCGGCGCGCAGACGACGCTGGATTACAAGGACGCGCAGGACATGACGGACAAACCCGACATCGAATACGCTGCGCCGATCAACCAGCAGACCGGTTACGTCAAGACGACCGGAGATGCCATCAGCGTGAGCGTCGTCGGATCGACGCCGGATTATATGGACGTAAAGGAATATAATTTGGCGGCAGGCCGGTTCGTCTCGCAAATCGATCTCGATTATTACCAGAAAATCGCCGTGCTCGGCGCGACGACGGCGACGGATCTGTTCGGCCAGCAAAATCCGGTCGGACAATCGTTTCTTATAAACGGCGTCCGGTACAAGGTCGTCGGCGTCCTCGCTCCGAAGGGCGATTCGCTGACCGGCTCGAACGACGAAGTGGTGGTCATCCCGATCACATCGAGCGAACGGCTGTTCAAAGCGAAGGGCGTGCGGACCATCAACGTGCAGGTCGCGTCCTCCGACCTCATGGACCAGGTGACGAACGAGCTGGAAGCGGACCTGAACAAAAAATTCCGCGGGGACACGGACAGCTACCGCGTGTTTAACCAGCAGGACCTGCTCAACTCGTTCAGCAGCATATCCAATACGCTGTCGATCGCGCTTGGCGGGGTGGCGGGTATTTCGCTGCTCGTCGGCGGCATCGGCATCATGAACATCATGCTCGTATCCGTCACCGAGCGAACGCGGGAGATCGGCATCCGCAAGGCGATCGGCGCCAAGAAGCGCGACATTCTGACGCAGTTCCTGATCGAATCGATCGCCTTAAGCGGCCTCGGCGGGCTGCTCGGCATCGCCATCGGCATCGGGACCGCGCAGGCCGTCTCGAAGGCGCTGCACATGGCTGTCGTGCTGTCGGTGCCGATCATCGTGCTCGCGTTCGGGTTCTCCGTCTTCATCGGCGTCGTATTCGGGCTGTTCCCGGCCAACAAAGCATCCAATCTGAAGCCGATCGAGGCGCTGCGGTTCGAATAG
- a CDS encoding ABC transporter ATP-binding protein, whose translation MEANQELIRIDTLSKEYKMGGETVHALSEISLTVYHGDFLAIIGPSGSGKSTLMNVIGCLDAPTTGNYWLDGEEVSKLRESKLAEIRNRKIGFIFQGFNLLNKLSALENVELPLIYRGVPSKKRRELAVEALGKVGLEGRVGHKPSELSGGQQQRVAIARALAGNPPILLADEPTGALDTRTGVEVMELMKQLNKQGHTIVLITHDLKISEQARRVVRIQDGRISEEGGERRERQPSLQNGV comes from the coding sequence ATATAAAATGGGCGGGGAAACGGTCCACGCCTTGAGCGAAATCTCGCTTACGGTGTACCACGGCGACTTCCTGGCTATCATCGGACCGTCCGGCTCGGGCAAATCGACGCTGATGAATGTCATCGGCTGTCTGGACGCTCCGACGACGGGCAACTACTGGCTGGACGGCGAGGAAGTGAGCAAGCTGCGCGAGAGCAAGCTGGCCGAAATCCGCAACCGCAAGATCGGCTTTATTTTCCAGGGCTTCAACCTGCTCAATAAGCTGTCCGCGCTGGAGAACGTCGAGCTCCCGCTGATCTACCGGGGCGTGCCGTCGAAGAAACGCCGGGAGCTGGCTGTCGAGGCGCTCGGCAAAGTCGGGCTCGAGGGCAGGGTCGGCCACAAGCCGTCCGAGCTGTCCGGAGGCCAGCAGCAGCGCGTCGCGATCGCCCGGGCGCTGGCCGGCAATCCGCCGATTCTGCTCGCGGACGAACCGACGGGGGCGCTCGATACGCGGACCGGCGTAGAAGTGATGGAGCTGATGAAGCAGCTGAACAAACAGGGGCATACGATCGTGCTCATTACGCACGACCTGAAAATTTCCGAGCAGGCCCGGCGGGTCGTGCGCATTCAGGACGGACGAATCAGCGAGGAAGGCGGTGAGAGACGTGAACGTCAGCCAAGCCTTCAAAATGGCGTCTAA
- a CDS encoding glycoside hydrolase family 2 TIM barrel-domain containing protein, protein MKKFVYTPPANGYPEWNNNPDIFQLNRMDAHATLVPFDSAEEALKGDRAASRSVLPLNGTWKFSFAETPDKRIADFYKDDFDCSGWNDIAVPGHWQLQGYDYPQYTNIRYPWEESEPDLMPPFAPTKYNPVGSYTRTFTVPDDWRGQPVLISFQGVESAFYVWVNGELVGYSEDTFTPAEFDLTPYLRSGENKLAVEVYRWCDASWLEDQDFWRMSGIFRDVYLMTTPKTHIADFAVTTDLDEAYRDAELRVRAKVTNYFGQALGGVTVEAQLYDRGSSPVLASPLTMKAELGEGEASAAVEAAAAVANPLKWSAEKPNLYTLVLSLKDREGLLLETVSCRIGFRKFVLKDGLMLINGKRIVFKGVNRHEFSCHTGRALGYEDMVKDVKLMKACNINAVRTSHYPNNPLWYDLCDEYGLYVIDETNLETHGSWIYGAKELGPKFVPASKPEWTANVLDRANSMLQRDKNHPSVLIWSLGNESFGGDNFIAMHDFLREADPTRIVHYEGVTLWRASDAASDIESRMYTRPAQVEEYALSNPAKPFILCEYSHAMGNSCGGLHLYWELFDKYPVLQGGFIWDWVDQAIWTKTADGEGYMAYGGDFGEKPHDGNFCGNGLLFADRSVSPKLYEVKKCYQNIQLSGFDPANCTVRVHNRFLFTDLSDYELQWTVAVDGKEQASGSLEAAVTPGETKDIALPLPSLGSVRGEAVLTVSFVMKERTEWAEAGHEIAFGQFVLRPAGLAAPEAAKAETAAAAVRAEDDGSRLKLSGSGFAAQFDKATGGLVSLAAGGTELLREAPAPNFWRAYTDNDRGSRLHERCAVWRSAGAERKLERLTWETLSDRAVVRTVYTLPAAGHSVCELEYTVRGSGEIDVYVQLTPAEGLPVIPEFGLMLVMDGGFDTVEWYGKGPHESYWDRQSGAKLGLYKGKVADQLVPYLRPQECGNKMEVRRASITNAAGAGLAIIGSPSYELNALPYAPAELEAYDHFHQLPGSDKTVVRINWRQMGVGGDDSWGALPDPQYMLPANRPYAFRFTLNGFVSS, encoded by the coding sequence TTGAAAAAGTTTGTGTACACGCCGCCGGCCAACGGGTACCCGGAATGGAACAATAACCCGGATATTTTCCAGTTGAACCGGATGGACGCGCATGCGACGCTCGTTCCGTTCGATTCGGCCGAAGAGGCGCTGAAGGGCGACCGGGCCGCTTCGCGCAGCGTGCTGCCGCTGAACGGAACATGGAAATTCTCGTTCGCCGAGACGCCGGATAAGCGGATCGCGGATTTTTATAAAGACGATTTCGACTGCTCCGGCTGGAACGATATCGCCGTTCCCGGCCATTGGCAGCTGCAGGGCTACGACTACCCGCAATATACGAATATCCGTTACCCGTGGGAGGAATCCGAGCCGGATCTGATGCCGCCGTTTGCGCCGACGAAATACAACCCGGTCGGCTCGTATACCCGCACGTTCACGGTGCCGGACGACTGGCGGGGACAGCCGGTGCTGATCAGCTTCCAGGGCGTGGAGTCGGCTTTCTACGTCTGGGTGAACGGCGAGCTTGTCGGCTACAGCGAAGACACGTTTACGCCGGCCGAATTCGATCTGACGCCGTATTTGCGCAGCGGCGAGAACAAGCTTGCCGTCGAGGTGTACCGGTGGTGCGACGCCAGCTGGCTTGAGGACCAGGATTTCTGGCGGATGAGCGGCATTTTCCGCGACGTTTATTTGATGACGACGCCGAAGACGCACATCGCCGATTTTGCCGTCACGACCGATTTGGACGAAGCGTACCGGGACGCCGAGCTGCGCGTACGGGCGAAGGTGACGAATTATTTCGGTCAGGCGCTCGGCGGCGTAACGGTCGAAGCGCAGCTGTACGACCGCGGCAGCAGTCCGGTGCTGGCGAGCCCGCTAACGATGAAGGCGGAGCTTGGGGAGGGTGAAGCTTCAGCTGCGGTCGAAGCCGCCGCCGCCGTAGCGAATCCGCTCAAATGGAGCGCGGAGAAGCCGAATCTGTATACGCTCGTGCTCAGCCTGAAGGATCGGGAAGGCTTACTGCTGGAGACGGTCTCCTGCCGCATCGGCTTCCGAAAATTCGTGCTGAAGGACGGACTGATGCTCATCAACGGCAAACGCATCGTCTTCAAAGGCGTCAACCGGCACGAATTTTCATGCCATACCGGCCGCGCGCTCGGGTACGAGGATATGGTGAAGGACGTCAAGCTGATGAAGGCGTGCAATATTAACGCCGTCCGCACGTCCCATTATCCGAACAACCCGCTCTGGTACGACCTGTGCGACGAATACGGCTTGTACGTCATCGACGAGACGAATCTCGAGACGCACGGCAGCTGGATTTACGGCGCGAAGGAGCTCGGCCCCAAGTTCGTGCCGGCCAGCAAGCCGGAATGGACGGCGAACGTGCTGGACCGGGCGAATTCGATGCTGCAGCGCGATAAAAACCATCCCAGCGTGCTCATCTGGTCGCTCGGGAACGAGTCGTTCGGCGGCGACAACTTTATCGCGATGCACGATTTTCTGCGCGAAGCCGATCCGACACGGATCGTCCATTACGAAGGCGTTACCCTGTGGCGCGCGTCGGATGCCGCGTCGGATATCGAAAGCCGGATGTACACGCGCCCGGCGCAGGTTGAGGAGTACGCGCTTAGCAACCCCGCGAAGCCGTTCATTTTGTGCGAATACAGCCATGCGATGGGCAACTCCTGCGGCGGGCTGCATCTGTACTGGGAGCTGTTTGACAAATATCCGGTGCTGCAGGGCGGATTCATATGGGATTGGGTCGACCAGGCGATCTGGACGAAAACGGCGGATGGAGAGGGCTACATGGCATACGGCGGCGATTTCGGCGAAAAGCCGCACGACGGCAACTTCTGCGGCAACGGCCTGCTGTTCGCAGACCGATCCGTATCGCCGAAGCTGTATGAAGTGAAAAAATGCTATCAAAACATACAGCTGTCCGGCTTCGATCCGGCCAATTGCACGGTTCGGGTTCACAACCGGTTCCTGTTCACCGATCTGTCGGACTATGAGCTGCAGTGGACGGTCGCGGTCGACGGTAAGGAACAAGCCTCCGGATCGCTTGAGGCGGCGGTCACGCCGGGCGAGACGAAGGATATTGCCCTTCCGCTGCCCTCCCTCGGCAGCGTCCGCGGCGAGGCGGTGCTGACCGTCTCCTTCGTCATGAAGGAGCGGACGGAATGGGCGGAAGCCGGCCACGAAATCGCCTTCGGGCAGTTCGTGCTGCGCCCGGCCGGTCTCGCCGCGCCGGAAGCGGCCAAAGCCGAAACTGCGGCAGCAGCCGTTCGCGCCGAGGACGACGGCTCCCGGTTGAAGCTTTCGGGCAGCGGCTTTGCCGCACAATTCGATAAGGCGACGGGCGGACTCGTCTCCTTGGCAGCAGGCGGCACGGAGCTGCTGCGCGAAGCGCCGGCACCGAATTTCTGGCGGGCGTATACGGACAACGACCGCGGCAGCAGGCTCCACGAGCGGTGCGCGGTTTGGCGCTCGGCCGGCGCGGAGCGCAAGCTGGAGCGGCTGACATGGGAGACGCTGTCGGACCGCGCCGTCGTGCGTACCGTCTACACGCTTCCGGCCGCCGGCCATTCCGTTTGCGAGCTCGAATATACCGTGCGCGGAAGCGGTGAAATTGACGTTTATGTACAGCTGACGCCGGCGGAAGGATTGCCTGTAATTCCGGAATTCGGCCTTATGCTGGTGATGGACGGCGGGTTCGATACGGTGGAATGGTACGGAAAAGGACCGCATGAGTCGTATTGGGACCGGCAGAGCGGAGCCAAGCTCGGCTTATATAAGGGCAAGGTAGCCGATCAGCTGGTGCCTTATTTGCGGCCGCAGGAATGCGGGAACAAGATGGAGGTGCGCCGCGCGTCGATTACGAATGCCGCGGGAGCGGGCCTTGCGATTATCGGATCGCCGTCCTACGAGCTGAACGCCCTGCCGTATGCGCCGGCCGAACTGGAGGCGTACGATCACTTCCACCAGCTGCCGGGGAGCGATAAAACGGTTGTCCGCATCAACTGGAGGCAGATGGGCGTCGGAGGCGACGACAGCTGGGGGGCGCTGCCTGACCCGCAATATATGCTGCCGGCGAACCGCCCCTATGCGTTCCGGTTTACGCTGAACGGATTCGTATCATCTTAA
- a CDS encoding YjcZ family sporulation protein produces MGGAYGGFTSAGVILVLFILLVIVSRSWIGGY; encoded by the coding sequence ATGGGAGGAGCTTACGGCGGATTTACGAGCGCGGGTGTTATACTCGTTCTATTCATCCTGCTGGTCATCGTGTCTCGTTCCTGGATCGGCGGCTATTGA
- the vrrA gene encoding VrrA/YqfQ family protein: protein MQQQKKAHTRAFLPAEGGAGGPGSAAGSASSPVSGALSAIDRFGGIDGILSMMSKIQRVFGFIQQMTPMFKLFGSFVGSKATVQNVPARSMGSAGDKPRPQPHHPPRPAANRPRKKAVKRNGRR, encoded by the coding sequence GTGCAGCAGCAAAAAAAAGCGCACACACGCGCATTTTTGCCGGCGGAAGGCGGAGCCGGCGGTCCCGGTTCAGCGGCCGGTTCGGCTTCCTCGCCTGTTTCGGGCGCGCTGTCGGCGATCGACCGCTTCGGCGGCATCGACGGCATCCTGTCGATGATGAGCAAAATTCAGCGGGTATTCGGCTTTATCCAGCAGATGACCCCGATGTTCAAGCTGTTCGGCAGCTTCGTCGGTTCGAAGGCGACCGTGCAGAACGTGCCGGCGCGGTCCATGGGCAGCGCAGGCGACAAACCGCGTCCCCAGCCGCATCATCCGCCGCGTCCGGCTGCAAACCGTCCCCGTAAAAAGGCGGTCAAGCGGAACGGACGGCGCTGA
- a CDS encoding sensor domain-containing diguanylate cyclase produces the protein MNLHLENGTEWNRQLVRMFWRLIAAYEIFAALGHVIMLLLKNDAWLDSLTRYQLIPTAALLGVMGAGHLALRLAPRNHDDIVPAWAAAIVTALLVSLPGLHNSYELLCLPLMLSSLYYRRRILLSCTLLSLVLTALLLLLNAISGVPVTGREAAVAFAALLATSLIGGIVTGRGRALFESLKEAHEREQSLLVRNILNGQLSRMDGLTRLLNQRSFQEHADYIVDGVPAGLTFQLALLDIDNFKSINDTYGHRAGDQVLIAMGRAIKSVLCPDDIVFRYGGEEFAVMLQGKTEAEAKADCLAILEAVRSLVIPDMPGRQITTSIGLAAYEPGLSREEWFQRADDRLYAAKREGKDRLEVWTRPN, from the coding sequence GTGAACCTGCATCTTGAGAACGGCACAGAATGGAATCGTCAACTGGTTCGAATGTTTTGGCGGTTGATTGCGGCCTACGAAATCTTCGCGGCGCTGGGGCACGTCATCATGCTGCTGCTGAAAAATGACGCGTGGCTCGACAGCCTGACGCGATATCAGTTGATCCCGACTGCCGCCTTGCTTGGCGTTATGGGGGCGGGCCATCTCGCGCTCCGCCTGGCGCCGCGAAATCACGACGATATCGTTCCCGCCTGGGCTGCGGCGATCGTCACCGCACTGCTCGTCTCGCTGCCCGGGCTGCATAACAGCTACGAGCTGTTGTGCCTGCCGCTCATGCTCTCATCCCTCTATTACAGGCGGCGCATTCTCCTCAGCTGCACGCTGCTGTCCCTCGTCCTGACGGCGCTGCTGCTTCTGCTGAATGCAATAAGCGGCGTGCCGGTCACCGGTCGCGAAGCGGCCGTCGCGTTCGCGGCGCTGCTGGCAACCTCGCTGATCGGCGGGATCGTCACGGGCAGGGGCCGGGCGCTCTTCGAAAGCCTTAAGGAAGCGCACGAACGCGAGCAGAGCCTGCTTGTCCGCAATATTTTGAACGGCCAGCTGTCCCGGATGGACGGGCTGACGCGCCTCTTGAACCAGCGGTCGTTCCAGGAGCATGCCGATTATATCGTCGACGGCGTGCCTGCCGGATTGACCTTTCAGCTCGCGCTGCTGGATATTGATAATTTCAAAAGCATCAACGATACATACGGTCACCGTGCCGGCGACCAGGTGCTGATCGCTATGGGACGGGCCATAAAATCGGTGCTGTGCCCGGACGATATCGTCTTCCGGTACGGCGGCGAAGAATTCGCGGTGATGCTGCAGGGCAAGACGGAAGCGGAAGCGAAGGCGGACTGCCTCGCAATCCTGGAGGCGGTGCGAAGCCTCGTAATTCCGGACATGCCAGGTAGGCAAATCACGACGAGCATCGGACTCGCGGCCTACGAGCCCGGCCTGTCCAGGGAGGAATGGTTTCAGCGTGCGGACGACCGTCTGTACGCCGCCAAACGGGAAGGCAAAGACCGGCTCGAGGTGTGGACAAGGCCGAATTGA
- the yidC gene encoding membrane protein insertase YidC, translated as MKKLQKWAKPILVMLIGVIPIIVLSGCSTPSQSHSINADSPGIFNHYFIYPFSILIKFFANAFHGDYGLSIVLMTFIIRLAIMPLMMNQTKKQMVMREKMAVLQPELTALKEKYKNNVSADAKKQQQVEMMQLYQKHQFNPLNMGCLPMLLQWPITLAFYYAIRRTPEIAAHEFLWFSLGKPDMILPFIAAAVYYVQFRVSQSVSVQYQQNQNNQMAFIGLLSPVMMGIFSFAAPAALPLYWAVGGIFIIVQTIILNKMYAKPKAASQKLPAGVEDL; from the coding sequence ATGAAAAAGCTCCAGAAATGGGCGAAGCCCATTCTCGTCATGTTGATCGGGGTTATTCCGATCATTGTGCTCAGCGGGTGTTCGACACCATCCCAATCACACTCGATTAATGCCGATTCACCAGGAATATTTAACCACTATTTTATTTATCCATTTTCGATCTTAATCAAATTCTTCGCCAATGCATTTCACGGAGACTACGGATTATCGATCGTGCTGATGACTTTCATCATCAGACTTGCGATCATGCCGCTCATGATGAATCAAACCAAGAAACAAATGGTCATGAGAGAAAAGATGGCCGTCCTCCAGCCGGAGTTAACCGCACTTAAGGAGAAGTACAAGAATAACGTCAGTGCGGATGCTAAAAAACAACAGCAAGTCGAGATGATGCAGCTCTACCAGAAGCATCAATTTAATCCCTTGAACATGGGGTGTTTACCGATGCTTCTCCAATGGCCGATCACCCTCGCATTTTACTACGCCATTCGTCGTACCCCAGAGATTGCAGCTCACGAATTTCTGTGGTTTAGCTTGGGAAAACCAGATATGATTTTGCCATTTATTGCCGCTGCGGTGTATTACGTTCAGTTCCGCGTGTCTCAATCCGTTTCCGTGCAGTATCAGCAAAATCAAAATAATCAAATGGCTTTCATCGGATTGTTGTCACCGGTCATGATGGGTATATTTTCTTTTGCGGCACCCGCCGCGCTGCCATTATATTGGGCGGTTGGCGGTATATTCATTATCGTGCAAACGATCATACTCAACAAAATGTACGCGAAGCCAAAAGCAGCGAGTCAAAAATTACCAGCCGGTGTAGAAGATTTATAA